In Brevibacillus brevis, a genomic segment contains:
- a CDS encoding M20 family metallopeptidase produces the protein MSWDPQALAAEVAEQVVAWRRYLHQNPELSFQENKTSQYIYETLTSFGNLEITRPTPTSVVARLIGAQPGPVLGIRADIDALPIQEENQVPYASSEPGVMHACGHDGHTAMLLGTAKILSRFKDRIKGEVRFFFQHAEELPPGGAAEIVKAGAADGMDSIIGIHLASYMPVGKFGVLYGALTSSTDRFDITVQGKGGHSSQPELTVDPIVIGAQIVTHLQQIVSRNVSALDKLVISVTMLNAGTAYNIIPDTLTITGSTRCFDAEIRKQIPVWIERIVKGITEAHGASYEFTYSLGYSSVVNDEKVTKLMEDTIRERWGDEDIMYIDPLMPGEDFSAYLEKAPGCFIQLGAGNPEKGFTYPHHHPRFDFDEDCLVRGVELFIRAAEKVVMK, from the coding sequence ATGAGTTGGGATCCACAAGCATTGGCAGCAGAAGTCGCTGAGCAAGTGGTCGCATGGCGCCGCTATCTGCACCAAAATCCGGAGCTCTCGTTTCAAGAGAACAAGACCTCCCAGTACATTTACGAGACATTGACTTCCTTTGGAAACCTGGAAATCACCCGTCCGACCCCGACGAGCGTAGTAGCGAGACTGATCGGCGCACAGCCAGGGCCCGTGCTCGGCATCCGTGCGGATATTGACGCCTTGCCGATTCAGGAGGAAAATCAGGTGCCATATGCGTCCAGCGAGCCTGGCGTCATGCACGCATGCGGCCATGACGGGCACACGGCGATGCTCTTGGGGACAGCGAAGATCCTATCCCGGTTCAAAGACCGGATCAAGGGCGAAGTGCGGTTCTTCTTCCAGCACGCGGAAGAGCTGCCGCCTGGGGGCGCGGCAGAAATTGTAAAGGCCGGTGCGGCGGACGGAATGGATTCGATTATCGGCATCCATCTGGCTTCGTACATGCCTGTTGGCAAATTCGGCGTTCTTTACGGAGCGCTCACGTCTTCCACAGACCGGTTCGACATCACGGTCCAGGGCAAAGGCGGGCATTCCTCCCAGCCTGAGCTGACAGTCGATCCGATCGTGATCGGCGCCCAGATCGTCACTCATTTGCAGCAGATCGTGTCGCGCAATGTAAGCGCGCTGGACAAGCTGGTCATTTCCGTCACGATGCTGAATGCCGGCACCGCCTACAACATCATTCCGGATACCCTGACCATCACGGGCTCTACCCGCTGTTTCGATGCGGAAATCCGCAAACAGATCCCCGTGTGGATCGAACGAATCGTCAAGGGGATCACGGAGGCCCACGGCGCTTCCTACGAGTTTACCTACTCACTCGGATACTCTTCGGTCGTCAACGACGAAAAAGTGACGAAGCTGATGGAAGACACCATTCGCGAGCGGTGGGGAGACGAAGACATCATGTACATCGATCCGCTGATGCCGGGAGAGGACTTCTCCGCCTATTTGGAAAAGGCACCAGGCTGCTTCATCCAACTGGGGGCAGGCAATCCGGAAAAAGGCTTCACATACCCGCACCACCATCCTCGCTTCGACTTCGACGAAGACTGTCTCGTCCGGGGAGTGGAGCTGTTCATCCGTGCGGCTGAAAAAGTGGTTATGAAATAA
- a CDS encoding alpha/beta-type small acid-soluble spore protein — protein MSRRRRPLVPNARTGLDALKARVADVTDPDQAKYEVARELHVPLSDGYNGQLSSHDAGRIGGRLGGSMVKEMIKMGMQAVQNRSNPKT, from the coding sequence ATGAGCAGAAGAAGGCGCCCTTTGGTCCCGAATGCCCGCACAGGTCTGGATGCGCTGAAGGCGCGAGTCGCGGATGTCACTGATCCGGATCAGGCGAAGTATGAAGTCGCTCGCGAACTGCATGTCCCGCTGTCGGACGGCTACAATGGGCAGCTCAGTTCTCATGATGCCGGCCGCATCGGCGGACGCCTCGGCGGCAGCATGGTCAAAGAAATGATCAAAATGGGCATGCAGGCCGTGCAGAACCGTTCGAATCCAAAAACCTGA
- a CDS encoding ABC transporter ATP-binding protein has translation MIIDVKNITWQRDETTILDGIDWQVKEGEHWCLVGLNGSGKTSLLKIISGYTWPTKGEVSVLDNLYGTVDLREVRKSIGWVSTALMAQLHEHESAYRIILSGREATIGLYTAPSEEDKQTAQELLEMFGCVALKDRPYGALSQGERQKVLIARALMAKPRLLILDEPCTGLDLLSREQLLAMIEKIAKQPGGPALVYVTHHIEEILPCFTHTLLLKAGKVDQAGETAEVLTADRLTRFFGVSVNIHRSGGRVWISLGEEAVVR, from the coding sequence ATGATTATCGATGTGAAAAACATTACGTGGCAACGAGACGAGACGACGATCCTGGACGGAATCGACTGGCAAGTAAAAGAAGGAGAGCACTGGTGCCTCGTCGGCTTGAACGGGTCGGGAAAAACGAGTCTGCTAAAAATCATTAGCGGGTACACCTGGCCGACCAAGGGCGAGGTCAGCGTCCTCGACAATCTGTACGGGACCGTAGACCTGCGTGAAGTGCGCAAATCGATCGGTTGGGTGAGCACGGCTCTGATGGCGCAGCTGCACGAGCACGAATCGGCATACCGCATCATTTTGAGCGGACGCGAAGCCACCATCGGGCTGTATACGGCTCCGAGCGAAGAAGATAAGCAGACAGCTCAGGAGCTTCTGGAGATGTTCGGTTGTGTGGCCCTGAAAGATCGTCCCTATGGAGCCCTGTCGCAAGGGGAACGCCAAAAGGTACTGATCGCGCGTGCCCTCATGGCAAAGCCTCGGCTGCTGATTTTGGACGAGCCATGTACGGGGCTCGACCTGTTGTCTCGCGAGCAGCTCCTGGCGATGATCGAGAAAATCGCCAAACAGCCGGGCGGACCAGCGCTTGTCTACGTTACCCACCATATCGAGGAAATTTTGCCCTGCTTCACCCACACCTTGCTTTTAAAGGCTGGCAAGGTCGACCAGGCAGGTGAGACGGCAGAAGTGCTGACGGCAGACAGACTGACGCGCTTCTTCGGTGTCAGCGTAAACATTCACCGCTCTGGGGGGCGGGTCTGGATCAGCCTAGGGGAAGAAGCAGTGGTGCGATAA
- a CDS encoding LysM peptidoglycan-binding domain-containing protein, producing MNYVVRAGDTLNSIAARFGVSVQELIRVNNIAYPYYIYVGQTIYIPTATTPTPTPPPMSDFDRRLTRAEYRIDALRDDYTKLDDRVDRLETRIGRLETRVNNLERPYPTSAPRPRPATTPTPRPTTPPRS from the coding sequence GTGAACTATGTAGTCCGTGCGGGGGACACACTGAACAGCATCGCTGCCCGGTTTGGCGTATCGGTCCAGGAACTGATCCGCGTCAATAATATCGCTTACCCGTATTACATCTACGTCGGGCAGACCATCTACATCCCGACAGCTACCACCCCAACTCCGACTCCACCGCCCATGAGCGACTTCGACCGTCGTCTGACGAGGGCCGAATACCGGATCGATGCGCTGCGCGACGACTATACCAAGCTGGATGACCGCGTAGACAGGCTAGAGACCAGAATCGGCAGACTGGAGACACGCGTCAACAATCTGGAGCGGCCCTATCCGACGTCGGCACCTCGCCCACGTCCGGCGACAACTCCGACTCCTCGTCCCACCACGCCTCCGCGTTCGTAA
- a CDS encoding fumarate hydratase produces MENLYQSILELITDTSTNLPPDVRRAVNAAKQKEDLGTRAALSLSTIAQNVVMAEENVSPICQDTGMPTFEVKTPVGVNQLIIKKAIKEAIAEATKTGKLRSNSVDSLTGANTGDNLGPGTPVIHFEQWEEDEIEIKLILKGGGCENKNIQYSLPCELEGLGKVGRNLDGVRKCILHAVYQAQGQGCSAGFIGVGIGGDRTSGYALAKHQLFRRVDDVNPIPELAELENYIMETANQLGIGTMGFGGNATLLGCKIGAENRLPASFFVSVAYNCWAFRRQGVRLNPETGEIIRYLYKDEKVEMDLTPAAAAEEKTERREVVLQAPISEEQIRSLKVGDVVIINGEMHTGRDALHSYLMENDCPVDLNGGIIYHCGPVMLKDEAGEWHVKAAGPTTSIREEPYQGEIIKKFGIRAVIGKGGMGAKTLKALQEHGAVYLNAIGGAAQYYAECLEKVEGVDFMEFGIPEAMWHLRVKGFAAIVTMDSHGNSLHADVEKSSLEKLAQFAAPVFK; encoded by the coding sequence ATGGAAAACTTGTACCAAAGCATCCTCGAGCTGATCACGGATACGTCCACCAACCTGCCGCCTGACGTGCGCCGCGCCGTCAACGCTGCAAAACAAAAAGAAGATTTGGGCACTCGCGCTGCGCTTTCCTTGTCTACGATTGCGCAAAACGTAGTGATGGCAGAAGAGAACGTTTCTCCGATCTGCCAAGATACCGGCATGCCGACGTTTGAAGTGAAGACGCCAGTCGGTGTCAACCAACTGATCATCAAAAAAGCGATCAAGGAAGCAATCGCAGAAGCGACCAAAACAGGCAAGTTGCGGTCCAACTCCGTAGATTCCTTGACCGGAGCAAACACTGGGGACAACCTCGGACCAGGTACTCCCGTCATTCACTTTGAGCAGTGGGAAGAAGACGAGATCGAAATCAAGCTGATCCTCAAGGGCGGCGGATGTGAAAACAAAAACATTCAATACTCGCTTCCTTGTGAGCTCGAGGGCCTCGGAAAAGTAGGCCGCAACCTGGATGGCGTGCGCAAGTGCATCCTGCATGCGGTATATCAAGCGCAAGGTCAAGGCTGCTCCGCAGGCTTCATCGGCGTGGGCATCGGGGGAGACCGCACATCCGGCTATGCGCTGGCGAAGCATCAGCTGTTCCGCCGCGTGGACGACGTGAATCCGATTCCGGAACTGGCCGAGCTGGAAAACTACATCATGGAAACCGCGAACCAGCTGGGAATCGGAACCATGGGCTTCGGCGGAAATGCGACACTGCTCGGCTGTAAGATCGGAGCAGAAAACCGCCTGCCAGCCAGCTTCTTCGTTTCCGTAGCGTATAACTGCTGGGCATTCCGCCGCCAGGGCGTCCGCCTCAATCCGGAAACAGGCGAAATCATCCGCTATCTGTACAAAGATGAGAAAGTGGAAATGGACCTGACTCCGGCAGCGGCTGCAGAAGAAAAAACCGAGCGTCGGGAAGTCGTCCTGCAAGCGCCGATTTCTGAAGAGCAGATCCGCAGCCTGAAAGTAGGCGATGTGGTTATCATCAACGGCGAAATGCACACAGGCCGCGATGCTTTGCACAGCTACCTGATGGAAAACGATTGCCCGGTCGATCTGAACGGCGGAATCATCTATCACTGTGGTCCGGTCATGCTCAAAGACGAAGCGGGCGAGTGGCATGTGAAAGCGGCAGGTCCGACGACCTCCATCCGCGAGGAGCCTTACCAAGGCGAGATCATCAAAAAGTTCGGTATCCGCGCTGTCATCGGAAAAGGCGGTATGGGTGCGAAGACGCTGAAAGCTCTGCAAGAGCACGGGGCCGTCTACCTCAATGCAATCGGGGGAGCCGCGCAATACTATGCTGAATGCTTGGAAAAAGTAGAAGGTGTGGACTTCATGGAATTCGGTATTCCGGAAGCGATGTGGCACCTGCGCGTGAAAGGCTTCGCCGCGATCGTCACGATGGATTCGCATGGCAACAGCTTGCACGCGGATGTAGAGAAATCTTCGCTGGAAAAATTGGCGCAATTTGCTGCACCGGTATTTAAATAA
- a CDS encoding DUF3100 domain-containing protein gives MTEQRVNVFKLHFIVLILVMLTEFIGTRKINIGIGVIALFPMLYALVLGGFISWPKFKWLKEKEMNAAANILGLSFLLFICKLGANIGPELPKLMGSGVSLLFQEVGHIVGTIILGLPVALLIGLKRESIGATYSLDREPNLAIIVDKFGANSAEARGALGVYICGTLFGAIYMSILASLLGSSGLFHPISLAMGAAVGSGSMMAAATGSLAVIFPEATKDIAFYSGAANLMMSIIGTYVCIFVSLPLTQRLYQWLEPVIGKKSKNSYEGGHQA, from the coding sequence ATGACGGAGCAACGCGTTAATGTGTTCAAGCTGCACTTCATTGTACTCATTCTGGTCATGCTGACTGAGTTTATCGGCACGCGAAAAATCAACATCGGCATCGGGGTCATTGCCTTGTTCCCAATGCTGTATGCATTGGTGCTTGGCGGCTTTATCAGCTGGCCCAAATTCAAGTGGCTGAAAGAAAAAGAGATGAACGCCGCGGCGAACATCCTGGGCTTGTCGTTCCTGCTCTTCATCTGCAAGCTGGGGGCAAACATCGGTCCCGAGCTTCCGAAGCTGATGGGGTCTGGCGTTTCACTCTTGTTCCAGGAGGTCGGCCACATCGTAGGGACGATCATCCTCGGATTGCCGGTAGCCTTGCTGATTGGGCTCAAGCGCGAGTCGATCGGCGCGACCTATTCCTTGGACCGTGAACCAAACCTCGCTATCATCGTGGACAAATTCGGAGCGAACTCCGCCGAGGCGCGCGGGGCCTTGGGCGTATACATCTGCGGAACGCTGTTCGGCGCGATCTACATGTCGATCCTCGCCAGCCTTTTGGGCAGCAGCGGGCTGTTCCATCCGATTTCCCTCGCGATGGGGGCAGCCGTCGGATCGGGCAGCATGATGGCAGCAGCGACAGGCTCTCTCGCCGTCATTTTTCCGGAAGCGACAAAAGACATCGCCTTCTATTCCGGTGCAGCCAACCTGATGATGAGCATTATCGGCACGTACGTATGTATCTTTGTATCCCTCCCGCTTACCCAGCGCCTGTACCAATGGCTGGAGCCGGTGATCGGAAAGAAGAGCAAGAACAGCTATGAAGGAGGGCACCAGGCATGA
- a CDS encoding DUF1385 domain-containing protein, whose product MIMGMSFSRGVFFHDRNVLACAEVKDGVIHIWAEKITLRTIGKLWYRIFFSFPWYYQLFHLLLAGFAIAALAVPSLAIIDPMWIAVYIGGFHFVFPKVMKKFHGAEHKVFSYPGRKTLDALGEIAKADIVNAGCSTNLVVWFFIGFLLAVLFLPLEWSVACGVAGLLAGMLGDRYLRKYCGFAYRLSAFFQKHFTTKEPDRLHLETAIRSYMLFEHMREMERRVA is encoded by the coding sequence ATGATTATGGGCATGTCTTTTAGTCGGGGAGTGTTTTTTCACGACCGCAATGTCCTGGCATGCGCGGAAGTGAAAGATGGCGTCATCCATATATGGGCGGAAAAAATCACACTGCGAACGATCGGAAAGCTCTGGTACCGAATTTTTTTCTCTTTTCCCTGGTATTATCAGTTGTTTCATCTGCTTCTGGCCGGTTTTGCCATAGCGGCTTTGGCCGTTCCTTCTCTGGCAATAATCGACCCCATGTGGATTGCAGTCTACATAGGAGGGTTTCACTTCGTCTTCCCGAAGGTCATGAAAAAGTTTCACGGAGCAGAGCATAAAGTATTTAGCTATCCCGGAAGGAAAACGCTGGACGCCTTGGGGGAAATCGCGAAGGCCGATATCGTCAACGCAGGGTGTTCGACCAACCTGGTGGTCTGGTTTTTCATCGGGTTCTTGCTGGCTGTCTTATTCCTCCCGCTTGAGTGGAGTGTTGCTTGCGGCGTGGCAGGGTTGCTTGCGGGGATGCTTGGAGACCGGTACTTGCGCAAATATTGCGGGTTTGCCTACAGGCTTTCGGCATTTTTCCAAAAACATTTCACGACAAAGGAGCCTGACCGGCTGCATCTGGAGACGGCGATCCGTTCGTACATGCTATTCGAGCACATGCGCGAGATGGAGCGTCGGGTGGCGTGA
- a CDS encoding MBL fold metallo-hydrolase: MTNVVAPIADSTWAIITYEEAWKSYINSYVIKQGDTFVLIDSQLRKNRAFFQKSLEDIGVKPDKIEYVYFTHRHPDHIGNADLFPSRNNWIHLDDYYELDDFSQTLFGHTFTGSGGDVPSLRFRQLSYHTEGSVALFDPQTKVCFTGDHLCFPDSELGSIVGEEPEVRDAYKQYILLWKTKEPERAIEYAEGLEILLDWPIEVLATGHGPILKGDVVSFIQEIIALVRS, translated from the coding sequence ATGACCAATGTGGTTGCACCGATCGCAGACTCCACCTGGGCGATCATCACCTATGAAGAAGCGTGGAAAAGCTACATCAATAGCTATGTGATCAAACAAGGTGACACGTTCGTGTTAATCGATTCCCAATTGCGAAAGAATCGGGCCTTTTTTCAAAAATCGCTTGAGGACATCGGAGTCAAACCCGACAAAATCGAGTACGTCTACTTCACGCATCGCCACCCTGATCATATCGGCAATGCCGACTTGTTTCCATCCCGGAACAACTGGATTCATTTGGACGACTACTACGAACTGGACGATTTCTCCCAGACCTTGTTCGGCCACACGTTTACCGGCAGCGGAGGGGATGTTCCTTCGCTGCGGTTCCGCCAACTTTCCTACCATACGGAAGGGTCTGTCGCGCTGTTCGATCCGCAAACGAAGGTGTGCTTCACAGGCGACCATCTCTGTTTTCCCGATTCCGAGCTGGGCAGCATCGTAGGGGAGGAGCCCGAGGTTCGCGATGCGTACAAACAATACATTCTCCTCTGGAAGACGAAAGAGCCTGAGCGCGCGATCGAATACGCGGAAGGGCTGGAGATCCTGCTTGACTGGCCGATCGAAGTGCTGGCGACCGGGCATGGACCGATTTTGAAAGGCGATGTCGTGTCTTTCATCCAAGAGATCATTGCTCTCGTCCGCAGTTGA
- a CDS encoding beta-propeller domain-containing protein, whose product MKKRWSLLLVATVLTLAFTPLFAGSGALSEEEVAAAGDDGLPTVGSYSQLKKLLETKWQEQGRGGYAGIMESAVVEKQAAAPQSSMAGAAPGASADFSRTNTQVAGVDEADIVKTDGSYLYQATPQEVRIIQAYPADRMRVASRITYADGLFSPLELYVDASRLIVIGQAHESIKAAPQTSAKWRVPYIREQQTVKAMIYDTSDKANPRLIRQLDVEGQYLSSRKIGANLYITANQYVDAYRILEGKEELPGPLYRDSAQGDTYQNVPYGDIQYFPERIQPDYLLVAGVNLDRPQQKMSLHTYLGAGENIYATPDHLYVAVTEHEAVRTASQPVKQPAAPALLPVADKSKTTVYRFAMKGGTLAFSGKGTVPGTVLNQFSLDEHDGYLRMATTSGDIWRTDEHTSKNNLYVLNDKLETVGKLENVAPGERIYSVRFMGDRAYMVTFKKVDPLFVIDLAQPKAPAILGALKIPGYSDYLHPYDETHIIGFGKEAESDKDMAYYQGMKIALFDVTDVQHPKEAFKTVIGDRGTDSELLSNHKALLFSKEKELLAFPVTVYERTDRQKSGGDIREYGTFTFQGAYVYHLNLESGFTLTSKITHLSEDERKKSGDGWYASQHNINRILTINDTLYTVSEGRVAAQKIEGGRQLGTLSLTK is encoded by the coding sequence ATGAAGAAGAGATGGTCCTTGCTGCTCGTCGCGACCGTGCTTACGCTCGCATTCACTCCGCTATTTGCGGGTTCGGGCGCGCTGAGCGAAGAAGAAGTAGCGGCAGCCGGCGATGACGGTTTGCCGACTGTAGGCTCGTATAGCCAGCTCAAGAAGCTGCTGGAGACAAAGTGGCAAGAACAAGGACGAGGCGGATATGCGGGCATCATGGAGTCGGCCGTCGTCGAAAAACAGGCCGCCGCCCCGCAGTCCAGCATGGCAGGTGCAGCACCAGGCGCCTCGGCAGACTTCTCCAGGACGAATACACAGGTAGCGGGCGTTGATGAGGCAGACATCGTCAAGACAGACGGCTCATACCTGTACCAAGCGACACCTCAGGAAGTGCGCATCATCCAGGCCTATCCAGCCGACCGCATGCGGGTCGCCAGTCGCATCACCTATGCAGACGGACTCTTTTCGCCTCTGGAGCTGTACGTGGATGCGAGTCGACTGATCGTCATCGGCCAGGCGCACGAGTCGATCAAGGCTGCTCCGCAGACTTCCGCCAAGTGGAGAGTTCCCTACATCCGCGAGCAGCAAACCGTAAAAGCGATGATTTACGACACATCCGACAAGGCCAACCCTCGCTTGATCCGGCAGCTCGATGTGGAAGGCCAGTACCTGTCCTCTCGCAAAATCGGCGCGAATCTGTACATCACCGCGAATCAATACGTGGACGCGTACCGCATCCTCGAAGGCAAGGAGGAACTGCCGGGTCCGCTCTACCGGGATAGTGCGCAGGGCGATACGTACCAGAATGTGCCGTACGGAGACATCCAGTACTTCCCGGAGAGAATCCAGCCTGATTACTTGCTGGTGGCCGGCGTCAATCTGGATCGTCCTCAGCAAAAAATGTCCCTTCACACATATTTGGGCGCCGGCGAAAACATTTACGCTACCCCGGACCACCTGTACGTAGCAGTGACCGAGCACGAAGCAGTGAGGACCGCTTCCCAGCCGGTCAAGCAACCGGCGGCACCTGCCCTTCTGCCTGTGGCCGATAAGTCCAAGACGACCGTCTACCGCTTCGCAATGAAGGGCGGCACGCTTGCGTTCTCCGGGAAAGGCACCGTTCCTGGGACCGTCTTGAACCAGTTTTCCCTCGACGAGCACGACGGCTACTTGCGAATGGCGACAACCAGCGGGGACATCTGGCGCACCGATGAGCATACATCCAAAAACAACCTGTACGTGCTGAACGACAAGCTGGAGACTGTCGGGAAGCTGGAAAACGTCGCGCCGGGGGAGCGCATCTACTCCGTCCGCTTCATGGGCGACCGCGCCTATATGGTGACCTTCAAAAAAGTCGACCCGCTGTTCGTCATCGATCTGGCGCAACCGAAAGCTCCTGCGATTCTCGGAGCACTGAAGATACCCGGATACAGCGACTACCTGCATCCGTACGACGAAACGCACATTATTGGCTTCGGCAAGGAAGCCGAGTCGGATAAAGACATGGCCTACTACCAGGGAATGAAAATCGCCCTCTTCGACGTGACGGACGTCCAACATCCGAAGGAAGCGTTCAAAACCGTCATTGGAGATCGCGGGACGGACTCGGAGCTCTTGAGCAACCATAAAGCACTCCTTTTTTCCAAGGAAAAAGAGCTGCTCGCCTTCCCCGTGACCGTCTACGAACGGACAGACAGGCAAAAGTCCGGAGGCGATATTCGCGAATACGGCACGTTCACCTTCCAAGGGGCGTACGTCTATCATCTGAACTTGGAGTCAGGCTTTACGCTGACCAGCAAAATCACCCATCTCAGCGAGGACGAAAGGAAAAAATCGGGAGACGGCTGGTATGCGAGCCAACACAACATCAACCGCATTCTTACCATCAACGACACGCTGTACACCGTTTCCGAAGGCCGCGTAGCCGCTCAGAAAATAGAAGGAGGACGCCAGCTCGGCACTCTTTCTCTGACGAAATAA
- a CDS encoding SurA N-terminal domain-containing protein — MKKFDLSVLTVSVLILGLAVIGVSQAKEQSTDAAVAKVGNITITQSQLYDALKKKEGAAETSQLVTAELFKLEAAAQGVTVSDEELDKLINPIKEKLKTPEKFQEYLDAKKMDEKELREKSRLILLRDKMLDKAFPVTEDQIKAYYEKYKEKYEKQTLEQARPEIVEKVKDKNRRSNIEKWLEDLRKKYNVQILDPALVDKKAKE, encoded by the coding sequence ATGAAAAAATTTGATTTATCCGTCCTTACTGTATCCGTATTAATTCTCGGCCTTGCTGTCATCGGCGTCTCGCAAGCGAAGGAGCAATCGACTGATGCAGCGGTGGCGAAGGTTGGCAATATCACCATTACCCAATCTCAACTGTATGACGCACTCAAGAAAAAAGAGGGCGCTGCCGAAACGTCACAGCTGGTGACTGCCGAGCTCTTCAAATTGGAAGCAGCAGCGCAGGGCGTAACCGTAAGCGACGAGGAACTGGACAAGCTCATCAACCCGATCAAGGAAAAATTGAAGACGCCTGAAAAATTCCAGGAGTATCTGGATGCCAAAAAAATGGATGAGAAGGAGCTCCGCGAAAAGAGCCGACTCATTCTGCTGCGCGACAAAATGCTCGACAAAGCGTTTCCAGTCACAGAAGACCAGATCAAGGCGTACTACGAGAAATACAAAGAAAAGTACGAGAAGCAGACGCTGGAGCAGGCACGTCCGGAAATCGTAGAAAAAGTGAAAGACAAAAACAGAAGGTCCAACATTGAAAAATGGCTGGAAGATCTCCGCAAAAAATACAACGTCCAGATCCTTGATCCGGCTCTCGTAGACAAGAAAGCTAAAGAGTAG
- the yfkAB gene encoding radical SAM/CxCxxxxC motif protein YfkAB, with product MIRMVPTTPITPKQDPWEPLTGATPPAYKLTSVEFTVTNLCNLRCEHCAVGDTLRYKDDPALPVDLLLRRMDEASDLTTLSITGGEPMYSERTVKEVILPILRYAAERGLRTQINSNMTMPFSRYELILPYIDVMHISWNWSTPEEFHDIVYAKGRQSVSIKQAEALFHGIMDNARKLADAGVFVSAETMLNHRTWPKLATLHQQIQEMGARRHEVHPMYASDFARDLDVLTLEELRAAIHRMLDIRNDELWMLFGTLPFFACSPHEADRELILRLRESKNVTTRNDPDGRNRLNVNIFTGDVIVTDFGDVEPLGNIRTDRLETMFAAWQNHPLNQTINCHCPAAKCAGPNLLVANTYYPETDFTLRKALV from the coding sequence TTGATCCGAATGGTTCCGACTACACCCATCACACCTAAGCAAGACCCATGGGAGCCGCTGACAGGTGCGACACCGCCAGCATACAAGCTGACCAGCGTCGAATTTACCGTAACGAACCTGTGCAATCTCCGCTGCGAGCATTGCGCGGTAGGCGATACATTGCGTTACAAGGACGATCCTGCACTTCCCGTCGATCTGCTCCTGCGTCGGATGGACGAAGCGAGCGATCTCACTACCCTCAGTATAACAGGCGGCGAACCGATGTACAGCGAGCGTACGGTCAAAGAAGTGATTCTGCCGATACTCCGGTACGCCGCCGAACGCGGACTGCGGACGCAAATCAATTCCAACATGACCATGCCGTTTTCGCGCTACGAACTGATTTTGCCCTACATAGACGTCATGCACATTTCATGGAACTGGTCTACCCCTGAAGAATTCCATGATATTGTTTACGCAAAAGGCAGACAGTCGGTTTCAATCAAGCAGGCGGAAGCCTTGTTTCACGGCATCATGGACAATGCGCGAAAATTGGCGGATGCGGGGGTCTTCGTCTCTGCCGAAACGATGCTGAACCATCGGACTTGGCCAAAGCTTGCGACACTGCACCAGCAGATTCAGGAGATGGGTGCCCGCCGCCACGAAGTGCATCCGATGTACGCGAGCGACTTTGCCCGCGATCTGGACGTACTCACGCTGGAAGAGCTGCGCGCCGCCATTCACCGGATGCTCGACATCCGCAACGACGAGCTTTGGATGCTGTTCGGCACCTTGCCGTTCTTCGCATGCAGTCCGCATGAAGCGGACCGCGAGCTGATCCTGCGCCTGCGCGAATCCAAAAATGTAACGACACGCAACGATCCGGACGGCCGCAATCGCCTCAACGTCAACATCTTTACCGGCGACGTGATCGTGACCGATTTCGGCGATGTCGAACCGCTCGGCAACATCCGGACCGATCGCCTGGAGACGATGTTCGCGGCGTGGCAAAACCACCCGCTGAATCAAACCATCAATTGCCATTGTCCGGCTGCCAAATGCGCCGGCCCCAATTTGCTCGTTGCCAATACCTACTATCCGGAAACGGACTTCACCTTGCGCAAGGCATTGGTCTAA